Proteins encoded within one genomic window of Bermanella sp. WJH001:
- a CDS encoding sensor domain-containing diguanylate cyclase — protein sequence MVIERNTLKSDQLLLRAKAFDHLFDAVVVTDDQGIITDWNLGSQKLYGYTEEEAIGQSVSMLHVPEDIDHITSEVLAAVATKGEWTGEVRMLRKDGSIGWIESMCIPILDDNQKMIGALGINRDITQRINETEQLRHQARFDHLTNIPNRYSLIDRIEHLIAQYDRNHAGFSLLFFDLDKFKKINDNYGHSFGDLVLKEVTNRVTSNIRKTDMFARIGGDEFILLLENTCKQKDIETTIKHLTKVLRQDMKINDIVINIQCSIGYSTFPENGTTCDYLLQHADKGMYCAKKSKAK from the coding sequence ATGGTTATTGAGCGCAATACGTTGAAATCCGATCAGTTATTATTAAGAGCTAAAGCTTTTGATCACTTATTTGATGCAGTCGTTGTTACAGATGATCAAGGCATCATTACCGACTGGAATTTAGGTTCACAGAAACTGTATGGCTACACAGAAGAGGAAGCCATCGGCCAGTCTGTGAGCATGTTGCATGTGCCAGAGGACATTGATCACATCACCTCTGAAGTATTAGCTGCGGTTGCCACAAAAGGTGAATGGACTGGTGAAGTTCGTATGCTCAGAAAAGATGGCTCCATTGGCTGGATCGAATCCATGTGCATTCCTATTTTAGATGACAATCAAAAAATGATTGGTGCACTTGGGATTAATCGAGACATCACCCAACGCATAAATGAAACCGAGCAATTGCGTCATCAAGCTCGATTTGATCACCTCACCAACATACCAAACCGTTATTCTCTCATTGACCGCATAGAGCACTTAATAGCGCAGTATGATCGTAATCATGCGGGTTTTAGCTTGTTATTTTTTGATCTGGATAAGTTTAAAAAGATTAATGACAACTATGGTCATTCATTCGGAGACTTAGTACTAAAAGAAGTGACAAATCGGGTGACCAGCAACATACGAAAAACCGATATGTTTGCCCGAATTGGTGGTGATGAGTTTATTCTATTATTAGAAAACACCTGCAAACAAAAAGATATTGAAACCACAATCAAACACCTAACAAAAGTGTTGCGCCAAGATATGAAGATTAATGACATAGTCATAAATATCCAATGCAGTATCGGTTACTCAACCTTCCCTGAGAATGGAACCACATGTGATTATTTACTACAGCATGCTGACAAAGGCATGTATTGCGCCAAAAAATCAAAAGCCAAATAA
- a CDS encoding rhodanese-related sulfurtransferase has protein sequence MTQSQQTGSIVVCAMYKFVTLENFEAIRPNLLKVMEEHQVRGTLLLANEGINGTVAGSREAIDALLAWFKHDERLADIDYKESYTNIAPFHRTKVKLKKEIVTMGVEGIDPKQVVGTYVDPKDWNDLISDPEVVLVDTRNDYEYQVGTFRNAINPNTETFREFPQYVKENLDPAKHKKVAMFCTGGIRCEKSTAYMKEQGFEEVYHLKGGILKYLEDVPEDNTLWDGECFVFDERVTVNHKLEKGEYDQCHACRLPITEDEKLDARYQKGVSCPHCYDKLTDEQRKRFAEREKQVELAKQRGEAHIGSDVQDAIEAHRKAKEQEREQQRLRSQAGQKK, from the coding sequence ATGACCCAGTCTCAACAAACTGGCAGCATCGTTGTGTGCGCCATGTACAAATTTGTTACCCTTGAAAACTTCGAGGCAATCCGCCCAAACCTATTAAAGGTGATGGAAGAACACCAGGTGCGCGGCACCTTACTGCTGGCCAACGAAGGCATTAACGGCACCGTTGCAGGCTCTCGTGAAGCCATTGATGCGCTTCTCGCGTGGTTCAAGCACGATGAACGCCTAGCCGATATCGACTACAAAGAATCCTATACCAATATTGCACCCTTTCACCGCACCAAAGTGAAACTGAAAAAAGAAATCGTCACCATGGGCGTTGAAGGCATCGACCCAAAACAAGTGGTTGGCACCTATGTGGACCCAAAAGACTGGAACGACTTAATCAGCGACCCAGAAGTGGTATTAGTGGATACCCGTAACGACTACGAATACCAAGTGGGCACCTTTCGTAACGCCATCAACCCAAACACTGAAACGTTCCGTGAATTCCCTCAATACGTAAAAGAAAACCTAGACCCAGCCAAACACAAAAAAGTCGCCATGTTTTGTACCGGTGGTATTCGCTGTGAAAAGTCCACTGCCTATATGAAAGAGCAAGGCTTTGAAGAGGTTTATCACCTTAAAGGCGGTATTTTAAAATACTTAGAAGACGTACCTGAAGATAACACCCTTTGGGACGGTGAATGTTTTGTATTTGATGAGCGCGTGACCGTTAACCATAAACTCGAAAAAGGTGAATACGATCAATGCCATGCGTGTCGCTTACCCATCACCGAAGATGAAAAGCTGGATGCTCGTTACCAAAAAGGGGTGAGCTGCCCTCATTGTTACGACAAATTAACAGATGAACAGCGCAAACGTTTTGCCGAACGTGAAAAGCAAGTGGAACTAGCCAAACAACGTGGCGAAGCGCACATTGGTTCAGACGTGCAAGATGCAATCGAAGCCCATCGCAAAGCAAAAGAACAAGAGCGTGAACAGCAACGTTTACGCAGCCAGGCTGGACAAAAAAAATAA
- the tpx gene encoding thiol peroxidase encodes MATVTLQGNAFDTQGELPKAGSQAPAFNLVLGDLSDLTLADLAGKRVILNIFPSVDTATCATSVRKFNEKAAALDNTVVVCVSADLPFALSRFCGAEGIENVKVASSFRSSFGLDYGVEFVSGPLAKLLSRSVVVVDEAGKVLHSEQVAETVDEPNYDAALAVL; translated from the coding sequence ATGGCAACGGTTACACTTCAAGGCAATGCGTTTGATACTCAAGGTGAGTTACCAAAAGCAGGCTCACAAGCACCTGCTTTTAACTTGGTGCTTGGGGATCTTTCTGATTTAACATTGGCAGATCTAGCCGGTAAGCGCGTTATTTTAAATATTTTCCCTTCGGTGGATACGGCCACCTGTGCCACGTCAGTGCGTAAGTTTAATGAAAAAGCCGCTGCATTAGACAATACAGTGGTGGTGTGTGTGTCGGCGGATTTGCCGTTTGCCCTAAGCCGTTTTTGTGGAGCTGAAGGCATTGAAAATGTAAAGGTTGCCTCAAGTTTTCGTTCAAGCTTTGGCTTAGATTATGGTGTTGAATTTGTTTCTGGGCCATTGGCTAAACTATTGTCACGTTCAGTGGTGGTGGTTGACGAAGCGGGTAAGGTTTTACATAGCGAGCAAGTGGCTGAAACGGTGGATGAGCCTAATTATGATGCGGCTTTAGCGGTTTTATAG
- a CDS encoding sterol desaturase family protein, giving the protein MSGAFMTHVLVFLAILIVVVLAATTFENFYWKNRELNNTYGLKEVLVNFSLGASYKLIDAVAIALYIFFLYDLIQPYGLQVEIENQWLLFPLIYLAVDFFFYVTHYIMHKVRWFWTGHVTHHSSDRYNYSVALRQNFTVVINGALLIWWLPSALIGFDKELVLLAMEMNLLYQFFMHTEMPSKLERFGMILNTPSHHRVHHGRNPSQIDTNFAGTFIIWDKIFGTFVPLSQAGDIKYGITRLQPNTYNPITLVFHEWKDMLIDLIRTKNIRVLTRGPGWIDTQDKLKKNDV; this is encoded by the coding sequence ATGTCTGGAGCTTTTATGACTCACGTACTTGTATTTTTAGCCATTTTAATTGTGGTGGTGCTTGCAGCCACTACATTTGAGAATTTCTATTGGAAAAATAGGGAATTGAATAATACATATGGTTTAAAAGAGGTCTTAGTGAACTTTTCGTTGGGTGCGAGTTACAAGTTAATTGATGCAGTTGCAATTGCTTTATATATCTTTTTTTTATATGACTTAATCCAGCCTTACGGGTTGCAGGTTGAAATCGAAAATCAATGGCTGCTATTTCCTTTGATTTATTTAGCTGTGGATTTTTTCTTTTATGTTACTCACTATATTATGCATAAAGTACGTTGGTTTTGGACAGGCCACGTTACTCACCATTCCTCAGATCGTTACAATTACTCTGTTGCCTTACGTCAGAATTTCACTGTAGTGATTAATGGTGCGCTGTTAATTTGGTGGCTGCCATCCGCATTAATTGGTTTTGATAAAGAGCTTGTATTACTGGCTATGGAAATGAACTTGCTCTATCAATTTTTTATGCACACCGAAATGCCAAGCAAATTAGAGCGATTTGGTATGATTCTAAATACGCCGTCACATCATCGTGTCCACCATGGACGCAATCCATCTCAAATTGATACAAATTTTGCAGGTACATTCATTATTTGGGATAAAATTTTTGGGACTTTTGTCCCTTTGAGTCAAGCCGGTGACATTAAATACGGTATAACACGCTTACAACCAAATACCTATAATCCAATAACCCTTGTTTTTCATGAATGGAAAGACATGCTAATTGATTTAATTCGTACTAAAAATATCCGTGTTCTAACCCGTGGGCCAGGCTGGATTGATACTCAAGATAAGTTGAAAAAGAATGATGTATAA
- a CDS encoding MmcQ/YjbR family DNA-binding protein translates to MNFDQCCEYLANKPEATLSFPFDPDVYVYKVCNKMFALISPTGMTSPSNPNKVSQMNLKCDPFHAQELRDVFPAIIAGYHMNKKHWNTLILDGSLPASEITRLIDHSYALITHKLTRAQKAPLELKYGQEALYKGLQPFQ, encoded by the coding sequence ATGAATTTTGATCAATGCTGTGAATACCTTGCCAATAAACCGGAGGCTACACTCAGTTTCCCGTTTGATCCTGATGTTTATGTCTACAAAGTGTGTAATAAAATGTTTGCACTGATTAGCCCAACCGGTATGACAAGCCCTAGTAACCCAAATAAGGTGTCGCAAATGAATTTAAAATGCGACCCCTTCCATGCTCAAGAACTCAGGGATGTATTTCCAGCCATTATTGCTGGGTATCACATGAATAAAAAACACTGGAATACCCTAATACTTGATGGCAGCCTGCCCGCCAGTGAAATCACCAGACTCATAGATCACAGTTACGCACTAATTACCCACAAACTCACCCGTGCACAAAAAGCCCCACTGGAACTCAAATACGGTCAAGAGGCGCTATATAAAGGATTACAGCCTTTTCAATAA
- a CDS encoding glutathione S-transferase: MSKIQVYGWDVSPYTAKVRSYLTYKQLDPVFNTPTALQLNFKIKKDVGQIIMPVVYDNDQAIQDSSLIVDYFENKYRSKSVIPPEPLHKICSYLLELMGDEWLPLAALHYRWNYPENKTFIFEEFGRSALPKYPKFMQQFVAKKMGEKMAGYLPVLGINEAMQQPLEINTHKILNALNLHLGQHEFLFGSRPSLADFSLYGPIYAHLHRDPFPDKLLKSYPHIIKWINTLNGPINLHNGEWLDTPTLPLSLFPLFQTWSQTHAPLIKSSIKGFNDWCEYYPDKTLIPRKFGSATLNIDGVQSKRLNLSYVLWMWQRLQQVYQNLADVEKVTVDALLNQLGVLEMMQTPLAKKIQLKQCRLHLAPC, translated from the coding sequence ATGTCTAAAATACAAGTCTACGGCTGGGATGTCAGCCCATATACCGCCAAGGTACGTAGCTACCTCACCTATAAGCAACTTGATCCTGTCTTCAATACCCCTACTGCATTGCAGTTGAACTTTAAAATCAAAAAAGACGTAGGCCAAATTATTATGCCTGTGGTGTATGACAATGATCAGGCAATACAAGATAGCAGCTTAATTGTTGATTACTTTGAAAATAAATACCGCTCTAAATCTGTGATTCCCCCTGAGCCATTACATAAAATCTGCAGCTACCTACTTGAGTTAATGGGTGATGAATGGCTGCCGTTAGCCGCGCTTCATTACCGTTGGAACTACCCTGAAAATAAAACATTCATTTTTGAAGAATTTGGACGAAGTGCATTACCCAAGTACCCTAAATTTATGCAGCAGTTTGTTGCTAAAAAGATGGGGGAAAAGATGGCGGGTTATCTGCCCGTTTTGGGGATTAATGAGGCCATGCAGCAACCTCTAGAAATCAATACCCATAAAATTTTAAATGCTTTAAATTTACATTTAGGCCAGCATGAATTTTTATTTGGCTCAAGGCCAAGTCTTGCAGATTTTTCATTGTATGGGCCAATTTATGCTCACCTGCATCGAGACCCTTTTCCTGACAAGCTGTTAAAATCCTACCCTCACATCATCAAATGGATCAACACATTAAACGGCCCCATTAACCTTCATAATGGCGAGTGGTTAGACACGCCGACCCTACCTTTAAGTTTATTCCCGCTATTTCAAACTTGGAGCCAAACCCACGCGCCTTTAATCAAAAGCAGCATTAAAGGGTTTAATGATTGGTGTGAGTATTATCCAGATAAAACCTTAATACCTCGTAAATTTGGTAGCGCCACTCTCAATATTGATGGCGTTCAATCCAAACGGCTTAATTTAAGTTATGTTTTATGGATGTGGCAGAGGTTACAACAGGTATATCAAAACCTTGCAGATGTAGAAAAGGTCACAGTTGATGCTCTGCTCAATCAACTGGGCGTGCTTGAGATGATGCAAACACCTCTGGCTAAAAAGATTCAATTAAAGCAGTGCCGATTACACCTTGCCCCATGCTAA
- a CDS encoding leucyl aminopeptidase family protein, with amino-acid sequence MQNVIIHDSTGIPLHLFDKSQYSQWLEQQNAFVKNWLEQSQYKEQGLALIPATDGHLETAIFVSDNLSDFFASADLAKVLPAKTFLLKADAEYQLNTAIAFGLASYRFEKYKAVTQGQAKLAIADKNIIEQAEKFIAAATLVRDMINTPASDMMPQHMSATMAALANEFGAQFCEIVGDDLLTQNYPTIHAVGRASCHAPRLLDMQWGNTEHPKVTLVGKGVCFDSGGLDLKPGAAMRNMKKDMGGAAHVLGLARLIMSHQLPINLRVLVPSVENAVSDNAFRPGDVLTTRHGLTVEIDNTDAEGRLVLCDALSEANNDEPELIIDFATLTGACRVALGTELPGFFCNDQTTANALMMASEQSQDPVWQLPLHQAYKDMLKSDIADMVNSVPSPFGGAITAALYLEAFVKKDTPWVHFDVMAWNNRALPGRPVGGEAMGIRAVFNMLSAKYQ; translated from the coding sequence ATGCAAAACGTTATTATTCATGATTCAACAGGCATCCCTTTACACCTTTTTGACAAAAGCCAGTACTCACAATGGCTAGAGCAACAAAATGCTTTTGTTAAAAACTGGCTCGAACAAAGCCAATACAAAGAGCAAGGCTTGGCCTTAATACCCGCCACTGACGGCCACTTAGAAACCGCTATTTTTGTAAGCGACAATCTATCTGACTTCTTTGCCAGCGCCGATCTTGCCAAAGTATTACCGGCCAAAACGTTTTTGTTAAAAGCAGATGCCGAGTATCAATTAAACACCGCCATTGCATTTGGCTTAGCCAGTTACCGTTTCGAAAAATACAAAGCCGTCACTCAAGGTCAAGCTAAGTTAGCCATTGCTGATAAAAACATCATTGAACAAGCCGAAAAATTCATCGCAGCGGCGACCCTTGTGCGCGACATGATTAACACACCCGCCAGCGACATGATGCCCCAGCATATGTCGGCCACCATGGCGGCATTAGCAAACGAATTTGGCGCTCAATTTTGCGAAATTGTGGGTGATGATTTATTAACGCAGAACTACCCAACCATTCATGCCGTTGGTCGCGCAAGTTGTCACGCCCCTCGCCTTTTAGACATGCAATGGGGTAATACTGAGCACCCTAAAGTAACCTTGGTTGGTAAAGGGGTTTGTTTTGACAGCGGCGGCCTAGATTTAAAACCCGGTGCTGCCATGCGCAACATGAAAAAAGACATGGGCGGTGCTGCTCACGTATTAGGCCTTGCCCGTTTAATCATGAGTCACCAATTACCAATCAACTTACGCGTATTAGTCCCCAGTGTTGAAAATGCGGTATCTGATAATGCATTTCGCCCAGGTGACGTATTAACCACACGTCATGGTTTAACCGTAGAAATAGACAACACAGATGCAGAAGGCCGCCTAGTCTTATGTGACGCTCTTAGTGAAGCCAATAATGATGAACCAGAACTGATCATCGACTTTGCAACCTTAACCGGTGCATGTCGCGTGGCGCTGGGTACTGAGCTTCCGGGCTTTTTCTGTAACGATCAAACCACCGCTAACGCATTGATGATGGCAAGCGAGCAAAGCCAAGACCCTGTTTGGCAGCTCCCTCTTCATCAAGCTTATAAAGACATGCTTAAAAGTGATATCGCAGACATGGTAAACAGTGTACCAAGCCCATTTGGCGGTGCCATTACAGCGGCCCTGTATCTTGAGGCGTTTGTTAAAAAAGACACCCCATGGGTGCACTTTGACGTAATGGCTTGGAATAACCGCGCTCTACCGGGTCGACCTGTTGGTGGCGAAGCCATGGGCATACGCGCGGTGTTTAACATGCTAAGTGCCAAATACCAGTAA
- a CDS encoding cold-shock protein, which yields MSRVNGTVKWFNDEKGFGFIQQESGKDVFVHYSAINASGRKTLAEGQKVTMTVTDGAKGPQAEDVIPE from the coding sequence ATGTCACGTGTAAACGGAACCGTTAAATGGTTCAACGACGAAAAAGGTTTTGGTTTCATTCAACAAGAAAGTGGCAAAGATGTTTTTGTTCACTACAGCGCGATCAATGCTTCAGGGCGTAAAACCCTAGCTGAAGGCCAAAAAGTGACGATGACCGTGACTGATGGCGCAAAAGGCCCTCAAGCTGAAGACGTAATTCCTGAGTAA
- a CDS encoding methylmalonyl-CoA mutase family protein codes for MSTVPLRFVTAASLFDGHDAAINIMRRLIQDKGVEVIHLGHNRSVDDVVNAALQEDADAICLSSYQGGHIEYFQYLIDRLKQAGAEHIAVFGGGGGTITPDEIKQLQDYGVERIYHPNDGMKMGLLGMIDDVVKRAHTRRQHIAPKAEHTTDLELARMLSAIEDNALTHDELAQLRSQWQTQPQAPVLGITGTGGAGKSSLTDELLNRFCQYLPQMKIAVLAVDPTRRRTGGALLGDRIRMNSLRNPQIFMRSMATRRQHAATNEMLADAIVFLKSSGVDLVIVETAGIGQSDSEIVDYVDVSSYVMTCEFGAASQLEKIDMLDFADYIVINKFEKSGSSDALRDVKKQWRRNHNEFAIDDSQVPVFPCIASQFNDPGVNWFFESLVQKLQQVSETFASKAHYHSHFNAVEPKGTAIIPGSRSRYLSEISENGRQQETRIQQQSMSATKAQHCYEALNELGDPLLPLPLEPYTQTALQEQNEYSLLRHRYQTHLQAIEPPLLSELKQWPQRKGSVTSQQYEYQVRDKILKGDNYQKSLSQLDICKVAATQDNNWGNLVLFLGKENLPGYYPYTAGVFPYRRQGEDPIRMFAGEGTPERTNRRFHYLSKGQDAARLSTAFDSVTLYGENPAARPDIFGKVGNSGVSIASVDDMKKLYSGFDLCSPSTSVSMTINGPAPIILAFFINAAIDQQIEKYLKENNLWQQAQTKIEEYFKDKPKPVYSGELPDGNEGLGLALLGISGDLLVDKHIYQKIKQQTLQTVRGTVQADILKEDQAQNTCIFSTEFAMHMMGDIQQYFIDNDVKNFYSVSISGYHIAEAGANPISQLAFTLANGFTIAEYYLSRGMHIDDFAPNLSFFFSNGMDPEYAVIGRVARRIWAKAIKHRYQGNERSQKLKYHIQTSGRSLHAQEIQFNDIRTTLQAMYALFDNCNSLHTNAFDEAITTPTEDSVRRAVAIQLIINRELGMNMCENPLQGSHFIDQLTDQVEEAVYQEFDRINDRGGVLGAMDTMYQRSKIQDESMYYEHKKHDGSLPIIGVNTFLGTDTQDISGNLELARSSNEEKQLQINNIELFHQQHLNQTEQALQALQTCAIERGNTFSCLLEAVKHASLGQISHALYIAGGEYRRNM; via the coding sequence ATGAGCACTGTGCCATTGCGTTTTGTCACCGCAGCCAGCCTTTTTGACGGCCACGACGCCGCCATTAATATCATGCGCCGTTTAATCCAAGATAAAGGCGTCGAAGTGATTCACCTAGGCCACAATCGAAGTGTCGATGATGTGGTCAATGCAGCCCTGCAAGAAGATGCCGATGCCATCTGTTTAAGCTCATACCAAGGGGGGCATATTGAATACTTCCAATACTTAATTGACCGTCTAAAACAAGCAGGCGCAGAACACATTGCAGTATTTGGCGGTGGCGGTGGCACCATCACCCCAGACGAAATCAAACAGCTACAAGACTATGGCGTCGAACGCATCTACCACCCAAACGATGGCATGAAAATGGGCTTATTGGGCATGATTGATGATGTGGTCAAAAGAGCACATACACGACGTCAACACATTGCGCCCAAAGCCGAACACACCACAGATCTTGAACTGGCCAGAATGCTCAGTGCCATTGAAGACAATGCATTAACCCACGACGAACTGGCTCAATTACGCAGCCAATGGCAAACCCAACCACAAGCCCCTGTATTGGGTATCACAGGCACAGGTGGCGCAGGAAAATCCAGCCTAACCGATGAGCTATTAAATCGCTTTTGCCAATATTTACCACAAATGAAAATTGCCGTTTTAGCGGTTGATCCCACACGCAGACGTACTGGCGGCGCCTTATTAGGGGACCGCATTCGCATGAATAGTTTACGCAACCCGCAAATATTCATGCGTTCAATGGCAACCCGACGTCAACATGCTGCTACCAATGAAATGCTAGCAGATGCCATTGTCTTTTTAAAAAGCTCAGGGGTAGATTTGGTGATCGTGGAAACCGCTGGCATCGGCCAAAGTGACAGTGAGATTGTTGATTATGTGGATGTTTCCAGCTATGTCATGACCTGTGAATTTGGGGCCGCCAGTCAATTAGAAAAAATCGACATGCTGGATTTTGCTGACTACATCGTCATTAATAAATTTGAAAAATCCGGCAGCAGCGATGCTCTGCGCGATGTCAAAAAACAATGGCGCCGCAACCACAATGAATTTGCCATTGACGATTCACAAGTACCGGTTTTCCCTTGTATTGCCAGCCAGTTTAATGACCCTGGTGTTAATTGGTTCTTTGAGTCACTGGTTCAAAAACTGCAACAAGTCAGTGAGACGTTTGCAAGCAAGGCTCACTATCACTCTCACTTTAACGCGGTTGAACCAAAAGGTACGGCTATCATACCGGGTAGCCGCAGCCGCTATTTATCTGAAATTTCTGAAAATGGCCGCCAACAAGAAACACGAATTCAACAGCAAAGCATGAGTGCAACCAAAGCCCAACACTGCTATGAAGCACTCAATGAACTAGGCGACCCACTCTTACCTTTGCCACTTGAACCTTACACACAAACCGCATTACAAGAACAAAACGAATACTCATTATTAAGACATCGTTATCAAACACATCTTCAAGCAATAGAGCCACCGTTATTAAGTGAATTAAAACAATGGCCACAACGCAAAGGGTCTGTCACATCCCAGCAGTACGAATACCAAGTACGCGATAAAATTTTAAAAGGCGACAATTATCAAAAAAGTTTAAGCCAGCTTGATATTTGCAAAGTAGCCGCCACCCAAGATAACAACTGGGGTAATTTAGTCTTATTTTTAGGCAAAGAAAATTTACCCGGTTACTACCCTTACACCGCAGGTGTCTTTCCCTATCGCCGCCAAGGTGAAGACCCTATTCGAATGTTCGCAGGTGAAGGCACCCCCGAGCGCACCAACCGACGGTTTCATTATTTAAGCAAGGGGCAAGACGCCGCCCGTTTATCCACTGCGTTTGATAGTGTGACCTTGTACGGGGAAAACCCCGCCGCTCGCCCTGATATTTTTGGCAAGGTGGGTAACTCTGGGGTTAGTATTGCCAGTGTTGATGACATGAAAAAGCTCTATAGTGGTTTTGATTTATGTTCACCTAGCACATCTGTGTCCATGACCATTAACGGCCCTGCGCCTATTATTCTTGCGTTTTTTATTAACGCAGCAATTGATCAACAAATCGAAAAATATCTAAAAGAAAATAATTTATGGCAACAAGCCCAAACCAAAATTGAGGAATATTTTAAAGACAAACCCAAACCGGTTTACAGCGGTGAGTTACCTGATGGTAATGAAGGTTTAGGTTTGGCACTACTTGGCATCAGTGGTGACTTATTAGTCGATAAACATATCTACCAGAAAATCAAACAACAAACCTTACAGACCGTGCGGGGTACCGTACAAGCCGATATTTTAAAAGAAGACCAAGCTCAAAATACCTGCATCTTTTCAACCGAATTTGCCATGCACATGATGGGCGATATTCAACAGTACTTTATTGATAATGACGTTAAAAACTTTTATAGCGTATCCATTAGCGGTTATCACATAGCAGAAGCAGGCGCGAACCCCATTAGCCAGCTGGCCTTCACCTTGGCCAATGGTTTTACCATTGCTGAATACTACTTAAGCCGTGGCATGCACATTGATGACTTTGCACCGAATTTAAGTTTCTTTTTTAGTAATGGCATGGACCCAGAATATGCCGTCATCGGGCGTGTAGCTCGACGTATTTGGGCAAAAGCCATTAAACATCGCTACCAAGGTAATGAGCGCTCACAAAAACTCAAATACCACATTCAAACCTCTGGGCGCTCCCTGCATGCCCAAGAGATTCAATTCAATGATATCCGCACAACTTTGCAAGCCATGTATGCCCTATTTGATAACTGCAATAGCTTACATACCAATGCCTTTGATGAAGCCATCACCACCCCAACCGAAGACAGTGTGCGTCGTGCTGTGGCCATCCAATTAATTATCAACCGCGAGCTGGGTATGAACATGTGCGAAAATCCATTACAGGGCTCACACTTTATTGACCAATTAACGGACCAAGTTGAAGAGGCCGTGTATCAGGAGTTTGATCGCATAAATGATCGTGGCGGCGTACTGGGTGCCATGGACACCATGTATCAACGCAGCAAGATTCAAGATGAATCCATGTATTACGAACATAAAAAACACGACGGCTCTTTACCTATTATTGGGGTGAACACGTTTTTAGGCACTGACACTCAAGATATTAGCGGTAACTTAGAGCTGGCCCGCTCAAGTAACGAAGAAAAACAGCTGCAAATCAATAACATTGAGCTGTTTCACCAGCAGCATTTAAACCAAACAGAACAAGCATTGCAGGCATTACAAACTTGCGCCATTGAAAGAGGCAATACATTTTCCTGTTTACTCGAGGCCGTCAAACATGCCTCCCTTGGGCAAATTAGCCATGCCTTATATATTGCAGGGGGTGAATACAGGCGAAATATGTGA
- a CDS encoding DUF2058 domain-containing protein, with amino-acid sequence MASLQEQLLKAGLTNKKKMQQAERAKKKVAKQVRKGEEVVDEAKLQAEKARQEKLAKDKKLNEERKAQEQAKALAAQIKQLIENHAINRDGAELDYNFQDGTKIKRIQVNDLLQHQLSRGMLAIAKLDQSYFVIPGVVADKIRERNESFIVYQADTSKQEVAEDDPYADYQIPDDLMW; translated from the coding sequence ATGGCATCGTTACAAGAGCAGCTATTAAAAGCCGGCCTGACCAATAAGAAAAAAATGCAGCAAGCCGAGCGCGCAAAGAAAAAGGTCGCCAAACAAGTACGCAAAGGTGAAGAAGTAGTAGACGAAGCCAAGCTACAAGCTGAAAAAGCGCGCCAAGAAAAGCTCGCAAAAGACAAAAAACTCAATGAAGAACGCAAAGCACAAGAACAAGCAAAAGCGCTAGCGGCTCAAATTAAACAACTCATTGAAAATCATGCCATTAACCGTGACGGCGCCGAACTGGATTACAACTTCCAAGACGGCACCAAAATCAAACGCATCCAAGTCAACGATCTGCTTCAGCATCAGCTAAGTCGTGGCATGCTCGCCATTGCTAAATTAGATCAAAGTTACTTTGTGATTCCCGGGGTAGTGGCTGACAAGATTCGTGAACGTAACGAGAGTTTTATTGTGTATCAAGCGGACACCAGCAAACAAGAAGTGGCCGAAGATGACCCTTATGCAGACTATCAAATACCTGACGATTTAATGTGGTAA